The Candidatus Sphingomonas colombiensis genome contains the following window.
CAGCGGCGCGCGTTTTCGTGCGCCGCCACTGGCCGCTGCTGCTTGGCCTTCTCCTGCTCGCCATCCCGACCATCATCAACCTCGGCCGCCAGGCATGGTCGACGGAGGCCGGCGCGCACGGCCCGATCGTGCTGGCGACCGGGCTCTGGTTGCTCAGTTACAATCGTATCGTGCTCGATAAAGGGGTGCGCCAGCCGGCGGTAACGCTGCTGCCGCTGGTCATCGCGCTGCCGCTCTATATCGTCGGGCACGCCTATGACTTCCTGAGCATCGAGGTCGCGGCGCTCTATATCATCTTCGTCACGGCGCTGGTGCAGGTGGCCGGTCTGGCGGAGGTGCGGCGCAATCTGTTCGCGCTATTCTACCTCGCCTTCGTCATCCCGCCGCCGGGCTGGGTGATCGACTATCTCACCGCGCCGCTGCGCATGTTCGTATCCTATGCCGCCGTTTCGGTGCTGCAGCCGCTGGGCTATCCGATCGAACGTTCGGGCGTTTCGCTGACGATCGCGCAATATCAATTGCTGGTCGAAGACGCCTGCGCGGGGATGAATTCGATCACCGGGCTGGTCGCGATCAGCCTGTTCTACATCTATCTGATGCACCGCGCGTCTTGGCGCTATGCCGCAGTGCTGATGATGATGATCATCCCGGTCGCGGTGTTCGTGAATATCCTGCGCGTGATCGCGCTGATCCTGCTGACCTATTATTACGGCGATGCAGTCGCCCAGGGCTTCATGCATGTCACCACGGGATTGGTGCTGTTCGTGTTCGCGATCGCCAGCATCTTCCTGATCGATCGCCTGTTGCAGAAGCTGCTGGCGGGTCGTCGCACGGAGGCCACGGCATGATCGAACGGCGCGAATTCATGTTCGCCGGCGCCTGCGCCGCCGCGCTGGGCACGGCCGAATGGCTGCGCCCGCGCAAGATGCGGCTGCTGTTGCCCGAGAACGAGAAGCTCACCAACGTCATCCCGCAGCATTTCGGCGGATGGGATGCCGGCGGCGGCGGCGATATCGTGCTGCCGGACATGGCCGACAGCCTTGCCGCCAAATTATATAGCGAGCGTGTTGCCCGCTCTTATCGCAGGACGGTCCAGGATCAGCAGCAGGACGTGATGATGCTGATCGCTTACGGCCGGTCGCAAAGCGACGTGCTGCAACTGCATCGCCCGGAAAAATGCTATCCCGCGACCGGGTTCGCCGTGACCGAGAGCAAGCTGTTCCCGCTGCCGATCACGCAGAACGTCTCGGTGCCGGCGGTGATGCTGAGCGCCGAGATGGGCTCACGCATCGAAGACATCGTTTACTGGACACGGCTCGGCGAAACGCTGCCGCAAACCTATAATGAACAGCGCTGGGCACGGTTCGAGACCGCGCTGCACGGCTATATCGCCGATGGTGTGCTGGTCCGCGCTTCGATGATCCGCATGGACGGCGTATCGTCGCTCGACGTGCTCTCCGATTTCATGCGAGACATGGTGCTGGGCATAAAGGCGAACCAGCGCGCGACGATGATCGGCGATACGCTGGCGCAACGATTGGTCTGAGGCGGCGCTGCTGGCGGGGGCCGCCCCGTCTCAGCCGCCAGCGCTCCAATATGAAGCGAGCTTTGCCGCAAGCTCCGGTAAAAACGGATACAGATCGTCCGCCAGATAGGCCGGGCGGTGCGACTGGCCGTGGGCGCCTGCGGCCGGATCGGCCTCGAACCGCGCGCATGACCGCGAGAGCGCGGCGGCGATGCTTTCCGGCCGAATATCCTCGAGCGCGGTGATATTGTCGTGCGCCCGTGCCATCGTCTTGAACGCATAGTCGCTCGTGACGGTCAGCACGCCGAAATGCGCCATTTCCAGCGGCGGATAGCTTGGATGCGGCGATGCCATCAGCGACAGCCCGACGGCGGTGCCACGCAGCATCGCCGCATAATCGTCCAGCGACAGCTTGCCCGCCGCACGCAGCTCCACCCCATGCCCCAGCGGCATCGGACGGTGCGGCGCGCCGGCCGAGATCACTTCCCACTGCGCAGCCTGGGGATAGCTGGCCGCCCATTGGCGCAGCCCGGCGACCACCGCGGGGAAACAGTTACGCGGCACGCCGGGGCGGCCATAGACCAGCAGCCGCCGGGTGCGCGGCACCGGCCCGTGCGGAAGAAACGGCCGCAGCGCCGGGGAGAGCGTCGGCTCGATCACGAACGTCTCCTGCGACGAAACGCCGAGCGCCGCGAGATAGCTCGCCAGTTCCGCGCTGTTATAGATCGCCCACCACGGCCCTTCTCCCCGCAACGCGCGCCACGCCACGAGATGGGTGGATGAGAAGGGATAGAAACCGGGCTCGAAATCCTGACAGATATAGATGCACGGCGCGCGACGACCACCGGCGGCTTGCGCCTGCGCGGCGACCAGCGCCTGCATGTTGAGCATCGTCCACCAATTATAGCCGATGAACACGTCTCGCGCGCCCACGCTGATCTGCGGCGTATCGGTGTCACGCGGCACGACCGTCAATGCGGCGGGATCGATGCCGATCCGACGGCACGCGGCATCGACGACGCTGCGATCCGGCGCGGGATTGAAATCGTCGATGA
Protein-coding sequences here:
- the xrtV gene encoding exosortase V; the encoded protein is MRRHWPLLLGLLLLAIPTIINLGRQAWSTEAGAHGPIVLATGLWLLSYNRIVLDKGVRQPAVTLLPLVIALPLYIVGHAYDFLSIEVAALYIIFVTALVQVAGLAEVRRNLFALFYLAFVIPPPGWVIDYLTAPLRMFVSYAAVSVLQPLGYPIERSGVSLTIAQYQLLVEDACAGMNSITGLVAISLFYIYLMHRASWRYAAVLMMMIIPVAVFVNILRVIALILLTYYYGDAVAQGFMHVTTGLVLFVFAIASIFLIDRLLQKLLAGRRTEATA
- a CDS encoding EpsI family protein, translated to MIERREFMFAGACAAALGTAEWLRPRKMRLLLPENEKLTNVIPQHFGGWDAGGGGDIVLPDMADSLAAKLYSERVARSYRRTVQDQQQDVMMLIAYGRSQSDVLQLHRPEKCYPATGFAVTESKLFPLPITQNVSVPAVMLSAEMGSRIEDIVYWTRLGETLPQTYNEQRWARFETALHGYIADGVLVRASMIRMDGVSSLDVLSDFMRDMVLGIKANQRATMIGDTLAQRLV